One window of Populus nigra chromosome 5, ddPopNigr1.1, whole genome shotgun sequence genomic DNA carries:
- the LOC133694552 gene encoding photosystem II reaction center W protein, chloroplastic-like: MATITASTTTTSSLVRAALVHKPSLGVSCSPVLGLPAMAKKGKVSCSMEGKPSVEEKCKGMSASLMAAVCAASMSSPALALVDERMSTEGTGLPFGLSNNLLVWILLGVFALIWALYFTYTATLEEDEESGLSL; encoded by the exons ATGGCCACCATCACTGCTAGCACCACCACTACATCATCACTCGTCCGTGCAGCTCTTGTACACAAGCCATCACTAGGAGTCTCATGCTCACCTGTTCTTG GCTTGCCAGCAATGGCAAAGAAGGGGAAAGTGAGCTGTTCCATGGAGGGAAAGCCCAGCGTGGAGGAAAAATGCAAGGGAATGAGTGCATCTTTGATGGCAGCTGTGTGTGCTGCATCCATGTCAAGCCCAGCCTTGGCTCTGGTGGATGAGAGAATGTCCACTGAAGGAACAGGACTTCCCTTTGGATTGAGTAACAACCTTCTTGTTTGGATCCTGTTGGGTGTTTTTGCCCTCATCTGGGCTCTCTACTTTACCTACACAGCCACCCTCGAGGAGGATGAGGAATCAGGATTGTCCCTCTAA